The following are encoded together in the Oreochromis niloticus isolate F11D_XX linkage group LG12, O_niloticus_UMD_NMBU, whole genome shotgun sequence genome:
- the fbxo21 gene encoding F-box only protein 21 isoform X1, whose protein sequence is MATPVDGEGQPSLNGTIPDPQTKKLTDLPTELLEHILCFPVLKHVDICNVSCCCKRLHDVCHGRGKVWGHQYKLRWPRLQRFYRQNESCDWLREYKTRHRVGIQIRRTVESISKRFFTEVPCVGQVLGDSFAEIESLGMPEHFCEDELLFILNSDKRKSLTLKYYAKKILYFLRQQNILKSLKNFLEKPTEQQSALEGAVLVDQYCNPLADVTLDSISAQLDEITEKVKKMLRIKNPSHPSLRIAQGNCSVVEDFELQRQVICALNSVLYEQLQYKGNECDYYNPLNSYIHQVLLRRTGIPISLSVLYMTLAQRLGVQLEPVNFPNHFLLRWCQKPRGSEDIYDFVYIDAFGKGKQLTAKECEYLIGHQVTADYYSAISTTEVLLRMVGNLLNIGKRGEGNEKSYQLLRDSLDLYLTINPDNVQYLLLQARLYFHLGIWPEKVLDILQHIQALDPSQHGAVGYLVQHTLEHIQHKKHPVTPEVKRRSAPEHLEVQYSVGLIMKHKRSGYNCVIYGWDPKCTMSPEWISTMRVHQLSNGANQPFYNVLVQDGTCRYAAQENLEPHSAPLEIGHPEVGRYFSEFADTYYVANEELQTRYPEDMDETLCTVREFYHRLTSSAGNQEEAPTTDQNNQQAMSM, encoded by the exons ATGGCGACGCCTGTGGATGGAGAGGGACAGCCAAGTCTAAATGGGACTATTCCCGAcccccaaacaaaaaaactgacaGACCTGCCGACCGAGTTGCTCGAACACATCCTGTGCTTCCCTGTCCTCAAACATGTCGACATTTGTAACGTCTCCTGTTGCTGCAAGCGGCTACACGACGTTTGTCATGGAAGGGGGAAGGTCTGGGGACACCAGTATAAACTCAG ATGGCCAAGACTGCAGAGGTTTTATCGTCAGAATGAGTCCTGTGACTGGCTCAGAGAATACAAAACACGCCATAGAGTTGGGATACAAATACGAAGGACCGTGGAATCGATCTCAAAGAGATTCTTCACAGAAGTT CCTTGCGTTGGTCAGGTGCTGGGAGACAGCTTTGCAGAAATTGAGTCACTTGGAATGCCTGAGCACTTCTGTGAAGACGAGCTGCTCTTCATACTCAACTCTGACAAGAG GAAAAGCCTGACCCTGAAGTACTATGCAAAGAAAATCCTTTACTTCCTGAGACAGCAAAACATCCTGAAGAGTCTGAAGAATTTCCTGGAGAAGCCCACAGAGCAGCAGTCAGCTCTAGAAG gTGCTGTACTTGTTGATCAGTATTGTAACCCACTGGCGGATGTTACACTGGACAGCATATCAGCCCAGCTGGATGAAATCACAGAGAAAGTCAAGAAGATGCTGAGAATCAAGAACCCATCTCACCCCAGCCTGCGTATTGCCCAAG GTAACTGTTCTGTTGTAGAGGACTTTGAGCTCCAGAGACAGGTCATTTGTGCCCTTAACTCTGTCCTGTATGAGCAGCTTCAATACAAAGGCAATGAGTGTGACTACTACAACCCCCTCAACTCTTATATCCACCAG GTGCTACTACGCCGTACAGGCATTCCCATAAGCCTCTCCGTTCTCTACATGACATTGGCCCAGAGGCTGGGTGTTCAGCTGGAACCCGTCAACTTTCCCAATCACTTCCTGCTGCGCTGGTGCCAGAAACCGAGAGG GAGCGAGGATATCTATGACTTTGTCTACATTGATGCCTTTGGAAAAGGCAAGCAGCTGACAGCAAAGGAGTGTGAGTACCTCATCGGCCACCAGGTTACAGCAGATTACTACAGTGCCATAAGCACCACAGAGGTGCTGCTTAGGATGGTGGGAAACCTGCTTAACATCGGCAAGAGAGG TGAGGGCAATGAAAAATCCTACCAGCTCCTCCGAGACTCTCTGGACCTCTACCTCACAATCAACCCAGATAATGTGCAGTATTTGCTGCTGCAGGCACGCCTCTACTTCCACCTGGGAATCTGGCCAGAAAAG GTGCTTGACATCCTACAGCACATTCAGGCACTGGATCCCTCCCAGCACGGAGCGGTGGGTTACTTGGTGCAACATACGCTGGAGCACATCCAGCACAAGAAACACCCTGTGACACCTGAGGTGAAGAGGCGTAGTGCTCCAGAACACCTGGAAGTCCAGTATTCAGTCGGCCTTATTATGAAACACAAGCG GTCTGGGTATAACTGTGTGATCTATGGGTGGGACCCTAAATGTACAATGAGTCCAGAGTGGATCTCCACCATGAGGGTCCATCAGCTGTCCAATGGGGCTAATCAGCCTTTCTACAATGTACTCGTGCAGGATGGGACTTGCCGCTATGCAGCACAAG AGAACCTGGAGCCTCACTCAGCCCCCCTGGAGATTGGCCACCCAGAGGTTGGTCGCTACTTCTCCGAGTTTGCTGACACCTACTATGTTGCCAATGAAGAACTGCAGACACGATACCCAGAGGACATGGATGAAACCCTGTGTACAGTCCGGGAGTTCTATCACAGACTGACATCCAGTGCTGGGAACCAAGAAGAAGCTCCTACCACAGACCAAAACAACCAACAAGCCATGTCTATGTAG
- the fbxo21 gene encoding F-box only protein 21 isoform X2 — MATPVDGEGQPSLNGTIPDPQTKKLTDLPTELLEHILCFPVLKHVDICNVSCCCKRLHDVCHGRGKVWGHQYKLRWPRLQRFYRQNESCDWLREYKTRHRVGIQIRRTVESISKRFFTEVVLGDSFAEIESLGMPEHFCEDELLFILNSDKRKSLTLKYYAKKILYFLRQQNILKSLKNFLEKPTEQQSALEGAVLVDQYCNPLADVTLDSISAQLDEITEKVKKMLRIKNPSHPSLRIAQGNCSVVEDFELQRQVICALNSVLYEQLQYKGNECDYYNPLNSYIHQVLLRRTGIPISLSVLYMTLAQRLGVQLEPVNFPNHFLLRWCQKPRGSEDIYDFVYIDAFGKGKQLTAKECEYLIGHQVTADYYSAISTTEVLLRMVGNLLNIGKRGEGNEKSYQLLRDSLDLYLTINPDNVQYLLLQARLYFHLGIWPEKVLDILQHIQALDPSQHGAVGYLVQHTLEHIQHKKHPVTPEVKRRSAPEHLEVQYSVGLIMKHKRSGYNCVIYGWDPKCTMSPEWISTMRVHQLSNGANQPFYNVLVQDGTCRYAAQENLEPHSAPLEIGHPEVGRYFSEFADTYYVANEELQTRYPEDMDETLCTVREFYHRLTSSAGNQEEAPTTDQNNQQAMSM, encoded by the exons ATGGCGACGCCTGTGGATGGAGAGGGACAGCCAAGTCTAAATGGGACTATTCCCGAcccccaaacaaaaaaactgacaGACCTGCCGACCGAGTTGCTCGAACACATCCTGTGCTTCCCTGTCCTCAAACATGTCGACATTTGTAACGTCTCCTGTTGCTGCAAGCGGCTACACGACGTTTGTCATGGAAGGGGGAAGGTCTGGGGACACCAGTATAAACTCAG ATGGCCAAGACTGCAGAGGTTTTATCGTCAGAATGAGTCCTGTGACTGGCTCAGAGAATACAAAACACGCCATAGAGTTGGGATACAAATACGAAGGACCGTGGAATCGATCTCAAAGAGATTCTTCACAGAAGTT GTGCTGGGAGACAGCTTTGCAGAAATTGAGTCACTTGGAATGCCTGAGCACTTCTGTGAAGACGAGCTGCTCTTCATACTCAACTCTGACAAGAG GAAAAGCCTGACCCTGAAGTACTATGCAAAGAAAATCCTTTACTTCCTGAGACAGCAAAACATCCTGAAGAGTCTGAAGAATTTCCTGGAGAAGCCCACAGAGCAGCAGTCAGCTCTAGAAG gTGCTGTACTTGTTGATCAGTATTGTAACCCACTGGCGGATGTTACACTGGACAGCATATCAGCCCAGCTGGATGAAATCACAGAGAAAGTCAAGAAGATGCTGAGAATCAAGAACCCATCTCACCCCAGCCTGCGTATTGCCCAAG GTAACTGTTCTGTTGTAGAGGACTTTGAGCTCCAGAGACAGGTCATTTGTGCCCTTAACTCTGTCCTGTATGAGCAGCTTCAATACAAAGGCAATGAGTGTGACTACTACAACCCCCTCAACTCTTATATCCACCAG GTGCTACTACGCCGTACAGGCATTCCCATAAGCCTCTCCGTTCTCTACATGACATTGGCCCAGAGGCTGGGTGTTCAGCTGGAACCCGTCAACTTTCCCAATCACTTCCTGCTGCGCTGGTGCCAGAAACCGAGAGG GAGCGAGGATATCTATGACTTTGTCTACATTGATGCCTTTGGAAAAGGCAAGCAGCTGACAGCAAAGGAGTGTGAGTACCTCATCGGCCACCAGGTTACAGCAGATTACTACAGTGCCATAAGCACCACAGAGGTGCTGCTTAGGATGGTGGGAAACCTGCTTAACATCGGCAAGAGAGG TGAGGGCAATGAAAAATCCTACCAGCTCCTCCGAGACTCTCTGGACCTCTACCTCACAATCAACCCAGATAATGTGCAGTATTTGCTGCTGCAGGCACGCCTCTACTTCCACCTGGGAATCTGGCCAGAAAAG GTGCTTGACATCCTACAGCACATTCAGGCACTGGATCCCTCCCAGCACGGAGCGGTGGGTTACTTGGTGCAACATACGCTGGAGCACATCCAGCACAAGAAACACCCTGTGACACCTGAGGTGAAGAGGCGTAGTGCTCCAGAACACCTGGAAGTCCAGTATTCAGTCGGCCTTATTATGAAACACAAGCG GTCTGGGTATAACTGTGTGATCTATGGGTGGGACCCTAAATGTACAATGAGTCCAGAGTGGATCTCCACCATGAGGGTCCATCAGCTGTCCAATGGGGCTAATCAGCCTTTCTACAATGTACTCGTGCAGGATGGGACTTGCCGCTATGCAGCACAAG AGAACCTGGAGCCTCACTCAGCCCCCCTGGAGATTGGCCACCCAGAGGTTGGTCGCTACTTCTCCGAGTTTGCTGACACCTACTATGTTGCCAATGAAGAACTGCAGACACGATACCCAGAGGACATGGATGAAACCCTGTGTACAGTCCGGGAGTTCTATCACAGACTGACATCCAGTGCTGGGAACCAAGAAGAAGCTCCTACCACAGACCAAAACAACCAACAAGCCATGTCTATGTAG
- the tesca gene encoding tescalcin a codes for MGASQTRLEHNYDDLTEKSGFSHEQIKNLYQRFQQLSGNNEKISRDDLERIPALNNNPIRKQIITAFFDKRNQHQNDVGSLDEIGFEQFLMVMSHFRPVNSKATEEEKATVRKQKLRFLFNMHDTDNDGIITLDEYRTVVEELLSQSGAIETEVARAIADAAMLEVASTNVPHMAPDDFYEGITFEHFEQILKGIEMESRMHIRFLDKNAATMRCGKLSS; via the exons ATGGGAGCTTCGCAGACGCGCCTCGAGCACAACTACGACGATCTGACTGAAAAAAGTGGAT TTTCACATGAGCAGATCAAAAACCTTTACCAGAGATTCCAGCAGCTGAGtggaaataatgaaaaaataag CCGAGATGACCTGGAGCGCATACCGGCCCTGAACAACAACCCAATCAGAAAGCAAATTATTACTGCATTCTTCGATAAAAG GAACCAGCATCAGAATGATGTTGGCTCCCTTGACGAGATTGGCTTTGAGCAGTTCCTCATGGTCATGTCCCACTTCCGCCCTGTGAATTCAAAAGCGACAGAGGAAGAGAAGGCGActgtaagaaaacaaaagcttCGCT tCCTGTTCAACATGCACGACACAGACAATGATGGCATTATTACTCTGGATGAGTACAGGACG GTGGTAGAGGAGCTGCTGTCTCAAAGCGGAGCCATTGAGACCGAGGTTGCCAGGGCGATAGCAGATGCTGCCATGCTGGAGGTGGCAAGCACAAATGTGCCCCACATG GCCCCGGATGATTTCTATGAAGGAATCACATTTGAGCATTTTGAACAG ATTTTAAAAGGCATTGAAATGGAGTCCAGGATGCACATTCGCTTTTTGGACAAGAACGCCGCAACAATGCGTTGTGGGAAATTAAGCTCTTGA